Proteins from a single region of Aythya fuligula isolate bAytFul2 chromosome 3, bAytFul2.pri, whole genome shotgun sequence:
- the LOC116487292 gene encoding serine/arginine-rich splicing factor 7-like isoform X2: protein MSRYGRYETKVYVGNLGTGAGKGELERAFSYYGPLRTVWIARNPPGFAFVEFEDPRDAEDAVLGLDGKIICGSRVRVEVSTGMPRRSRYDRPPARRPFDPNDRCYECGEKGHYAYDCHRYSRRRRSRSRSRSRSRSRGRRYSRSRSRSRGRRSRSASYRRSRSISPRRYRSFSPRRSRSGSLRRSRSRSRSRSRSRSVVWPRSSRSKSRSPSPKRSHSPSGSP from the exons ATGTCGCGATACGGCCGTTACG AGACCAAGGTGTACGTGGGGAACCTGGGCACCGGCGCCGGCAAAGGCGAGCTGGAGAGAGCCTTCAGCTACTACGGGCCGCTGAGAACCGTGTGGATCGCCAGGAACCCGCCGGGCTTCGCCTTCGTGGAGTTCGAAGACCCGAGGGATGCTGAGGACGCCGTGCTGGGACTGGACGGGAA GATAATATGTGGCTCCAGAGTGAGAGTGGAAGTGTCGACGGGGATGCCCCGTCGCTCCCGTTATGACAGGCCTCCTGCCCGGCGCCCCTTTGACCCCAATGACAGATGCTATGAGTGTGGTGAGAAAGGCCACTATGCTTATGATTGCCATCGCTATAGTCGCCGAAGGAGGAGCAG GTCCCGGTCTAGATCCCGTTCCAGGTCCCGAGGAAGGAGGTATTCTCGGTCACGCAGTCGAAGTCGCGGTAGGAG ATCAAGGTCAGCTTCCTACCGCAGGTCCAGGTCAATCTCTCCTCGTAGGTATAGATCATTTTCACCTCGGAGGTCACGGTCTGGATCTTTAAGGAGATCAAG GTCTAGGTCCAGATCACGCTCTAGGTCTCGGTCTGTTGTGTGGCCTCGAAGCAG tcgCTCAAAGTCCAGATCACCATCTCCAAAGAGAAG tcATTCACCATCAGGAAGCCCTTGA
- the LOC116487292 gene encoding serine/arginine-rich splicing factor 7-like isoform X1, with the protein MSRYGRYETKVYVGNLGTGAGKGELERAFSYYGPLRTVWIARNPPGFAFVEFEDPRDAEDAVLGLDGKIICGSRVRVEVSTGMPRRSRYDRPPARRPFDPNDRCYECGEKGHYAYDCHRYSRRRRSRSRSRSRSRSRGRRYSRSRSRSRGRRSRSASYRRSRSISPRRYRSFSPRRSRSGSLRRSRSRSRSRSRSRSVVWPRSRSGSHGRSKSGLPAKSRSKSRSPSPKRSHSPSGSP; encoded by the exons ATGTCGCGATACGGCCGTTACG AGACCAAGGTGTACGTGGGGAACCTGGGCACCGGCGCCGGCAAAGGCGAGCTGGAGAGAGCCTTCAGCTACTACGGGCCGCTGAGAACCGTGTGGATCGCCAGGAACCCGCCGGGCTTCGCCTTCGTGGAGTTCGAAGACCCGAGGGATGCTGAGGACGCCGTGCTGGGACTGGACGGGAA GATAATATGTGGCTCCAGAGTGAGAGTGGAAGTGTCGACGGGGATGCCCCGTCGCTCCCGTTATGACAGGCCTCCTGCCCGGCGCCCCTTTGACCCCAATGACAGATGCTATGAGTGTGGTGAGAAAGGCCACTATGCTTATGATTGCCATCGCTATAGTCGCCGAAGGAGGAGCAG GTCCCGGTCTAGATCCCGTTCCAGGTCCCGAGGAAGGAGGTATTCTCGGTCACGCAGTCGAAGTCGCGGTAGGAG ATCAAGGTCAGCTTCCTACCGCAGGTCCAGGTCAATCTCTCCTCGTAGGTATAGATCATTTTCACCTCGGAGGTCACGGTCTGGATCTTTAAGGAGATCAAG GTCTAGGTCCAGATCACGCTCTAGGTCTCGGTCTGTTGTGTGGCCTCGAAGCAG GTCTGGGTCCCATGGTAGATCTAAATCTGGCTTACCTGCTAAAAG tcgCTCAAAGTCCAGATCACCATCTCCAAAGAGAAG tcATTCACCATCAGGAAGCCCTTGA